A window of Thermoanaerobaculia bacterium genomic DNA:
CGGCCGCGCCGACGGACCGTTCGAGCTCGGCTCCCTCGCGAACGTACTGGACCAGCTCGTGCACGAAATACGGAATCCCTCCCGACTCGCGGCCGATCTCCTCCGCGAGGCGCCGATGGAGCGGCGTGTCTCCGCCGAGCATCTCGAGCGCGAGCTCGATCGCTTCTTCCTCCGTCAGCGGATCGACCTCGACCGTGCGGCGCGCCACTTCCGACGCCCCCTCGGCCGGCGGCGCCGCGAGGAGGCGCTGCAGGCTCGGGCTCGCCCCCGCGTACTCGCTGCGATAGATGCCGAGAAGGAGGAGGATCGGAGGATCCGGCGGCCGCAGGAGCTCGCCGAGCAGCGCCGCGCTGTCGAGGTCTCCCCATTGGAGATCGTCGATGGCGAGCACGAGCGGCCGGCGGTCTCCGATGCGCGCGAGGAGCTCCTTGAGCGCCCGGAACGCGCGTCGGCGGAGCTCCTGCTGGTTCGGGATCTCGATCTCGCGGCCGGGCGCCTCCTCGATCGCCTCGACCCGGCGCAGCACGGGGAAGATCCGGACGAGCGCGCGCACGTCGCGAGGCAGGACGGACGCGACGTCGGTCTTCGGGAGCTCGGAAAGATACTGGCTCAGATCGTCGACGAGGCTGTCGATTCCCTTGTAGGGCACCCATTCCGCCTCGTAGCACCGGCCCCGGAGCGCCAGCGCCCCGTCGCGCTCGCGGATCGTGTCGAGGAATTCCTGGACGAGGAAGCTCTTCCCCGCGCCGGAACGCCCGTGGACGAAGATCGCCGTCGGGCGCCCGTCGCGCACGCGCTCGAACGCCGCGTGCAGGATGCCCAGCTGGCGCTGCCGGCCCACGAAAGGCGCGCGGGCCGGAGCTTCCGGCCGGACGAGCCCCGGATCGGTGCCCTGACGCGCGTCGAGCCGGGCGAGGATCTCTCGCCCGTCGGGACGATCCGTGGGCTCGAGGCGAAGCAGGCGGCGGCAGAGATCGTCGAGGTCGGCGGGCACGCCCGGGACCACCGAGGACGGCGGCGGCGGCTCGACGAGCTGCTTGGCCAGCAGGACGTCCCGAAGCGACCCCGTGTGCGGCAGTCGTCCGGTCAGCGCTTCGTAGAGCATCACCCCGACGGCGTACCAGTCGCACGCCGCGGTGAGCGGCCGGCCGGCGCTCTGCTCCGGGGCCATGTAACCGGCCGTCCCCGAGATGAACGAGCGATTCTCCGCCCGCTCGATCTCTTCCCGGAGCCCGGAAGTCAGGCCGAAATCGAGGACGACGACCCTCCCGTCGCGCGAGACGAGCACGTTGGAGGGCTTGATGTCGCGGTGCATCTTCCCCGCGTCATGGAGCGCCGTGAGCCCTTCGACGAGCTGCCGCAGGGCGTCGCGAAGATAGGGAATCCGTTCCGGCGGCAGAGGCGATCCCTTCGATCTCGTGACGTTGAGCTCGGCGGCGGCGTCGGAGAACGCCATCGTGGGAGTGTGGGAGATCTCCTCCCGCGCCATCACCCGATCGGTGGTCTCGAGATCCGTTTCGTCGACCCGGCCGAGATGCGTCAGGAAATCGACGCCCTCGACGAGCTCCATCGAGAAGAACCACTCCTCCCCCACCGAGAACAGCTCGTAGAGAGCGGCGAGGTTCGGATGGGTGACGTCGGTCAGGTTTCGAAATTCCTGCTTGAAGCGGAGGAGCGCTTCGGCTTCGGCGTTCGGGATCGTCTTGAGCGCGACACGCGTCTGTCGTTCGTTGTCCACGGCTTCGTAGACGACGCCCATTCCCCCCGCGCCGATCCGGCGGACGATCGTGAAGCGTCCGCCCCCCGAAAATTCGGAGATGCCGCTCTCGCTCAACGGGCCGCCGGGCCGATGCGATCGCCTTCCCGAGAAATCATGAGCGATCCTCCGGAGCCGTTTTCCGCCGCCAATGGGTCTTTTCCTCATTCTAATACCCCCCGGGGCGTTCGGCGGCGCGGTTTCCGGGGAACTCCGACGTTCGGGTATTCTCCGCGGGACCGGAAGGAGGAAACCGTGCGCAAGACCGGATTCCGGATCGCCGCCGCCACTCTGATCGCCGCCGCCCCGGCCCTCCTCCGCGCCGCCGAGGAAGGGCGCAAGCACCCGACGCCGGACGTTCCGGTCGAGAAGTTCTACAAGAACATCCAGGTCCTGCAGGGGATGCCCTCGCCCGACCTCGTGCCGGCGATGAACTTCATGGCCGACTCGCTCGGAGTGAAGTGCTCCTTCTGTCACGTCACGAACGACACCGGGCGATGGCCGATGGAGAAGGACGACAAAGCCGCGAAGAACACCGCGCGCCGGATGATCCGGATGACGCGCGGGATCAACGAGGCGAACTTCAAGGGTCGCCCGGAGGTCACCTGCGCGACCTGCCACCACGGCTCGACCGAACCCGCGTCGATGCCGCCGCTCCTGGGGTCGGTCGCGGCCCGCCCCGAGACTCCGGCCGGAGCACCCGCGGTCGATGCGGTCCTCGAAAAGTACGCCGTGGCCGTCGGCGGAAAGGAAGCGATCGCGAAGGTGCGCAATCGCGAGATCCGCGGCACCTTCACCGGAGGCGACGGGAAGCCCCATCCCGTCGAGGTGACGCAGACGGCGTCGGGTCGATATCGGAGCTCGGTGACGACCGACCAGGG
This region includes:
- a CDS encoding BREX system ATP-binding domain-containing protein codes for the protein MSESGISEFSGGGRFTIVRRIGAGGMGVVYEAVDNERQTRVALKTIPNAEAEALLRFKQEFRNLTDVTHPNLAALYELFSVGEEWFFSMELVEGVDFLTHLGRVDETDLETTDRVMAREEISHTPTMAFSDAAAELNVTRSKGSPLPPERIPYLRDALRQLVEGLTALHDAGKMHRDIKPSNVLVSRDGRVVVLDFGLTSGLREEIERAENRSFISGTAGYMAPEQSAGRPLTAACDWYAVGVMLYEALTGRLPHTGSLRDVLLAKQLVEPPPPSSVVPGVPADLDDLCRRLLRLEPTDRPDGREILARLDARQGTDPGLVRPEAPARAPFVGRQRQLGILHAAFERVRDGRPTAIFVHGRSGAGKSFLVQEFLDTIRERDGALALRGRCYEAEWVPYKGIDSLVDDLSQYLSELPKTDVASVLPRDVRALVRIFPVLRRVEAIEEAPGREIEIPNQQELRRRAFRALKELLARIGDRRPLVLAIDDLQWGDLDSAALLGELLRPPDPPILLLLGIYRSEYAGASPSLQRLLAAPPAEGASEVARRTVEVDPLTEEEAIELALEMLGGDTPLHRRLAEEIGRESGGIPYFVHELVQYVREGAELERSVGAAEPSISLEEVLRRRLQALPEETRRLLEIISVSGRPLRQGDAYRAAAMPSADVGALAVLRKGHMVRSTGPSDRDSVETYHDRIREAVVAQLEPSQRSDRHRKLAVTLESAGGYDPETLAIHFAESGERERAGAYYAQAAAAAAETLAFERAANLYRLSLALRPVSGDEGRELRTALGDALANAGRGAEAASVYREAEAQAGPDDALELLRRAAYQYCVSGHVREGRAAMRELLGRMGMKLPEKPAAVLVSLLARRAHLRLRGLSFREREESTIPPGVLRESDVTWSASAGLSMIDIIAGASFQTQNLILALRAGEPARIARALA
- a CDS encoding c-type cytochrome; this translates as MRKTGFRIAAATLIAAAPALLRAAEEGRKHPTPDVPVEKFYKNIQVLQGMPSPDLVPAMNFMADSLGVKCSFCHVTNDTGRWPMEKDDKAAKNTARRMIRMTRGINEANFKGRPEVTCATCHHGSTEPASMPPLLGSVAARPETPAGAPAVDAVLEKYAVAVGGKEAIAKVRNREIRGTFTGGDGKPHPVEVTQTASGRYRSSVTTDQGPFTIVFDGKSGTSGGATWNNPMMPDEIERIRSRARLFPAADLKSRFPALAVRGKESIDGREAWMVMGRDAAGGRETFWFDAENGLLLRTLERQHTAFGDIPEQADYSDYREVDGVKIPFTIRHTAPDRTDTIHADEVKQNVDLPDSTFAPKM